One Desulfurella sp. DNA segment encodes these proteins:
- the hisH gene encoding imidazole glycerol phosphate synthase subunit HisH: MIAVIDYDAGNVASVTKAIEKVGYKACLTKDPKIIKASSGVVLPGVGAFGDCMDKLRKYNLIDTILESIESKKPFLGICVGFQLLFEEGFEFGIHKGFGIFKGSCVKFIPNKTYKVPHMGWNTVYYTKQCNLFDGINNNSYFYFVHSYFTDSDDNCVAKTDYSCTFTSASQKDNVFGVQFHPEKSQTLGLRIYKNFCNMCEEKC, encoded by the coding sequence ATGATAGCAGTAATAGATTATGATGCAGGAAATGTTGCATCTGTTACAAAAGCAATTGAAAAAGTTGGTTATAAGGCTTGCTTAACAAAAGATCCAAAAATAATTAAAGCATCAAGTGGTGTAGTTTTACCTGGAGTTGGAGCTTTTGGCGATTGCATGGATAAGCTTAGAAAGTACAATTTAATAGACACCATACTTGAAAGCATTGAATCAAAAAAACCATTTTTAGGCATATGTGTAGGGTTTCAATTGCTTTTTGAAGAAGGTTTTGAATTTGGTATTCACAAAGGGTTTGGTATATTTAAAGGCTCATGTGTAAAATTTATACCAAACAAAACCTATAAAGTACCCCATATGGGCTGGAATACTGTTTATTATACCAAACAATGTAATTTATTTGACGGTATCAATAATAACTCTTACTTTTATTTTGTACACTCTTACTTTACCGATTCTGATGATAATTGCGTTGCCAAAACTGACTACAGTTGCACATTTACGAGTGCAAGTCAAAAAGACAATGTATTTGGCGTTCAGTTTCATCCAGAAAAAAGTCAAACTTTGGGTCTTAGAATATATAAAAATTTCTGCAATATGTGTGAAGAAAAATGTTAG
- a CDS encoding histidine phosphatase family protein, whose product MEKLEFFTKKIINLYFIRHPEVENASMMVFNGSRDVDLSENGIIQAQKLKEFFMYKNIKKIFSSPLKRCLKTAKIIQDGLNCELIVDNRLQERNFGIFESLSWKEIEQKYPLEALSFLKDPFNFKIKNGESFFDVYNRVNSFLSEFDFEKDTLIVAHGGINRVLIKYFMDLKDEKILSVSQDFACINHFLTDGNFFLAKLINGVI is encoded by the coding sequence GTGGAAAAGTTGGAATTTTTTACAAAAAAAATAATTAACCTTTATTTTATAAGGCATCCAGAAGTTGAAAACGCTTCAATGATGGTATTTAATGGATCCAGAGATGTCGATTTGTCGGAAAATGGAATAATACAGGCACAAAAATTAAAAGAATTTTTTATGTATAAAAATATAAAAAAAATATTTTCAAGTCCCCTTAAAAGATGCCTGAAAACCGCTAAAATTATACAGGATGGCTTAAATTGTGAGCTAATAGTAGACAACAGACTACAAGAGAGAAATTTTGGTATTTTTGAATCACTTAGCTGGAAAGAAATAGAACAAAAATATCCGCTTGAAGCATTAAGTTTTTTAAAAGATCCATTTAATTTTAAAATAAAAAATGGCGAGAGTTTTTTTGATGTATACAATCGCGTTAACAGCTTTTTGAGCGAGTTTGATTTTGAAAAAGATACTTTAATTGTAGCGCATGGTGGAATAAATAGAGTTTTAATAAAGTATTTTATGGATCTAAAAGATGAAAAGATTTTATCTGTTTCGCAGGATTTTGCGTGCATAAACCATTTTTTAACAGATGGCAATTTCTTTTTGGCAAAACTTATAAACGGTGTTATATGA
- a CDS encoding FtsW/RodA/SpoVE family cell cycle protein translates to MTKHHAFEPTVIIFCSFILVFIGLVETWSASNYFFFQHFGKPNFLLERYLIYIVVSFFVGLFFYKINPQKLRQLIPLFLSLAIVFLIALHLGFGVNIRGAVRWFNFGIFSFEPTEFARFAFILYLADFIDRKYESLNDLNVILPLFLVFGIIALLIISQPDIGGAFLFCLVVLLVLYIFGLRTSYIGIILALGVIVFSLVFLVHPERLQRLSSFIHNNHLPYQVHQGFIALAGGGLFGRGIGNGSFKSLFLPDAYNDFIIASIGEDLGFLGVLLVIILLFLLIYSIFSIANKLDNYYEKAFVFGTGFLFSIQILINLFSVFHLIPTKGTVLPFVSYGGSSLVVNAMFIGAVLGLSRKL, encoded by the coding sequence ATGACAAAGCACCACGCCTTTGAACCTACTGTTATAATTTTTTGTTCGTTTATACTGGTTTTTATTGGTTTAGTAGAGACATGGAGTGCTTCTAATTATTTTTTCTTTCAGCATTTTGGTAAACCAAACTTTTTACTTGAAAGATATTTAATATATATAGTTGTCTCATTTTTTGTTGGATTGTTCTTTTACAAGATAAACCCTCAAAAATTAAGACAATTGATACCTCTTTTTTTAAGCTTAGCTATTGTGTTTCTTATTGCACTTCATTTAGGTTTTGGTGTGAATATTAGGGGTGCTGTCAGATGGTTTAATTTTGGTATCTTTTCTTTTGAACCAACAGAATTTGCACGTTTTGCATTTATTTTATATCTAGCAGATTTTATTGATCGCAAATACGAATCATTAAACGATTTAAATGTAATTTTACCCCTTTTTTTAGTTTTTGGTATTATAGCTTTGTTAATTATTTCTCAACCAGACATTGGTGGTGCATTTCTGTTTTGTCTTGTAGTTCTTCTTGTGCTTTATATTTTTGGTTTAAGGACGAGCTATATAGGTATTATTTTGGCTTTAGGCGTTATAGTTTTTTCGTTAGTTTTTTTAGTTCACCCAGAACGTTTACAGAGACTTAGCAGTTTTATACATAATAATCACCTTCCCTACCAGGTGCATCAAGGCTTCATTGCACTTGCCGGAGGTGGCTTATTTGGAAGAGGTATTGGCAATGGAAGTTTTAAAAGTTTATTTTTACCTGATGCTTACAATGATTTTATTATTGCTTCCATTGGTGAAGATCTGGGTTTTTTAGGTGTATTGCTTGTTATAATACTATTATTTTTGCTTATTTACTCAATATTTTCTATTGCAAACAAACTGGATAATTACTATGAAAAAGCTTTCGTTTTTGGTACCGGATTTTTATTTTCCATACAAATATTAATAAATCTTTTTAGCGTTTTTCATTTAATACCTACAAAAGGCACAGTATTGCCTTTTGTAAGTTATGGTGGTTCAAGTTTGGTTGTAAACGCAATGTTTATTGGTGCAGTTTTAGGCTTATCAAGAAAATTATAA
- the murI gene encoding glutamate racemase gives MIGIFDSGVGGLTVIKPLIKYFKSDIIYLGDTARVPYGNKSKETVIKYSIENTKFLLSKGVDFIIVACNTASSLAIDTLRSIFNVPIYGVVESTAKVACQFDSIAVIGTKATIESNAYEKTIKMFNQNASVQQKACPLFVPLIEEGLIDDDITKLVAKRYLNGIQAQALVLGCTHYPLIKHIIKEIVPNAQIIDSGTSIINTIDKNMLKGSGKIEFYATDSPENFSKIGKLFLGENFNGVKLVDLEEL, from the coding sequence ATGATTGGTATATTTGATTCTGGTGTTGGAGGCTTAACTGTAATAAAACCGTTAATTAAATATTTTAAAAGTGATATAATTTACCTTGGTGATACTGCAAGAGTACCATATGGAAACAAATCTAAAGAAACAGTTATTAAATACTCTATAGAAAATACAAAATTCTTGTTAAGCAAAGGTGTTGATTTTATAATTGTAGCATGTAATACTGCATCAAGTCTTGCAATAGATACCTTAAGAAGTATCTTTAATGTACCTATATATGGCGTTGTGGAATCTACAGCAAAAGTGGCCTGTCAATTTGACTCTATAGCTGTAATTGGAACAAAAGCAACTATTGAAAGTAATGCTTATGAAAAAACAATAAAAATGTTTAATCAAAATGCGAGTGTGCAACAAAAAGCGTGCCCTTTATTTGTACCTCTAATTGAAGAAGGACTAATTGACGATGATATAACAAAATTAGTAGCCAAACGCTATTTAAATGGTATCCAAGCACAAGCACTCGTGCTTGGGTGTACTCATTATCCATTAATCAAGCATATAATAAAAGAAATTGTTCCTAATGCTCAAATTATTGATTCTGGCACATCTATTATCAATACAATTGATAAAAACATGTTAAAAGGAAGTGGTAAAATCGAATTTTACGCAACAGATTCACCAGAAAATTTTTCTAAAATTGGTAAACTTTTTTTAGGTGAAAATTTCAATGGAGTTAAATTGGTTGATTTAGAGGAATTATGA
- the hisA gene encoding 1-(5-phosphoribosyl)-5-[(5-phosphoribosylamino)methylideneamino]imidazole-4-carboxamide isomerase produces MLVVPAIDLIDSKVVRLTKGKAESAKEYSQNPLEFALYFESLGFKRIHIVDLDAAFNRGNNLDIIYKIAKNSNIELEVGGGIRNFDIAQKIIDSGVKRIVIGSLPFKNKAEFEKILKSFLKYIVIGVDIENNKVKISGWEEETQVDCVDFLKQALDLGISEAIVTDISKDGMLSGIDENFYAQIAKKSSMDIIASGGIKNIDDLMRLKKHEKDGLIGAIIGKAIYEGTIDLSQIHGGQL; encoded by the coding sequence ATGTTAGTTGTGCCAGCTATTGATCTAATTGATTCAAAAGTAGTAAGACTAACAAAAGGTAAAGCCGAAAGCGCGAAAGAATACAGTCAAAATCCTCTTGAGTTTGCATTGTATTTTGAATCACTTGGGTTTAAAAGAATCCATATTGTTGATTTAGATGCTGCATTTAACAGGGGTAATAATTTAGATATAATTTACAAAATTGCAAAAAATTCCAATATAGAATTAGAAGTTGGTGGTGGAATAAGAAATTTTGATATAGCACAAAAAATAATAGATTCAGGTGTGAAAAGAATTGTAATTGGGAGCCTTCCATTTAAAAATAAAGCTGAATTCGAAAAAATTTTAAAATCCTTTTTAAAATACATTGTAATAGGTGTTGATATAGAAAATAATAAAGTAAAAATCTCAGGTTGGGAAGAAGAAACGCAAGTTGATTGTGTAGATTTTCTCAAACAGGCTCTAGACTTGGGTATAAGTGAGGCAATTGTAACTGATATTTCAAAAGACGGCATGCTAAGCGGGATAGATGAAAATTTTTATGCCCAAATTGCAAAAAAAAGTTCAATGGATATAATAGCATCAGGTGGCATAAAAAACATAGATGATCTAATGCGCTTAAAAAAACATGAAAAAGATGGCTTAATTGGCGCTATAATAGGCAAAGCGATATATGAAGGCACAATTGATTTAAGCCAGATACACGGGGGACAATTATGA